A portion of the Ricinus communis isolate WT05 ecotype wild-type chromosome 10, ASM1957865v1, whole genome shotgun sequence genome contains these proteins:
- the LOC8287093 gene encoding translationally-controlled tumor protein homolog, giving the protein MLVYQDLLTGDELLSDSFPYKEIQNGMLWEVEGKWVVQGAIDVDIGANPSAEGGGEDEGVDDQAVKVVDIVDTFRLQEQPSFDKKQFVTYMKRYIKLLTAKLEPEKQELFKKNIEAATKFLLSKLSDLQFFVGESMHDDGSLVFAYYKEGATDPTFLYFAYGLKEVKC; this is encoded by the exons ATGCTCGTTTATCAGGATCTTCTCACAG GCGATGAGCTTCTATCTGACTCATTCCCTTACAAGGAAATCCAGAATGGCATGTTGTGGGAAGTTGAGGGAAAG TGGGTTGTTCAAGGTGCAATTGATGTAGACATTGGTGCCAACCCTTCTGCAGAAGGAGGAGGAGAAGACGAAGGTGTTGATGATCAGGCTGTCAAGGTTGTTGATATTGTTGACACATTCAGGCTTCAG GAGCAACCTTCTTTTGACAAGAAGCAGTTTGTCACTTACATGAAGAGGTACATCAAGTTGCTGACAGCTAAACTGGAGCCAGAAAAGCAGGAATTGTTCAAGAAGAACATTGAAGCAGCTACCAAGTTCTTGCTTTCGAAACTCAGCGACCTCCAATT CTTTGTGGGTGAGAGCATGCATGATGATGGCAGCTTGGTATTTGCATACTACAAGGAAGGTGCTACTGATCCAACCTTTCTGTATTTTGCCTATGGGCTGAAGGAAGTCAAGTGTTAA